The Muntiacus reevesi chromosome 10, mMunRee1.1, whole genome shotgun sequence genome has a segment encoding these proteins:
- the SLC46A2 gene encoding solute carrier family 46 member 2: protein MGQGSICPWSGPLRRLQVWNWIEPVVASTQVAASLYDAGLLLVVKASFGVGTFSNHSSSPSPRGALEDQQQRAISNFYIVYNLVMGLTPLLSAYGLGWLSDRYHRKASICVPLLGFLLSRLALLLKVLLDWPVEMLYAAAALTGLCGGFSAFWSGVMALGSLGSSEGRRSLRLIVIDLILGLAGFCGSMVSGHLFKQMVGHSKQGLVLTACSVSCATCALLYSLFVLKVPESEAKPRKAVDIVPGTVGRYDTLDPDQTDKQSVVGPPSPPAVAKPRQIILALLFVGAIIYDLAVVGTVDVMPLFVLREPLSWNQVQVGYGMASGYTIFITSFLGVLVFSRCFQDTTMIMIGMVSFASGALLLAFVKETYMFYIARAIMLFALIPITTIRSAMSKLIKGSSYGKVFVILQLSLTLTGVVTSTLYNKIYQLTMEKFIGTCFALSSFLSFLAILPIGIVAYKQASWLQPGDITEK, encoded by the exons ATGGGCCAGGGGAGCATCTGCCCGTGGAGCGGTCCCCTGCGTCGCCTCCAGGTGTGGAACTGGATCGAGCCCGTGGTGGCCTCCACGCAGGTGGCCGCCTCCCTCTACGACGCGGGGCTGCTCCTCGTGGTGAAAGCCTCCTTCGGAGTCGGGACCTTCTCCAATCACAGCTCCAGCCCGTCGCCCCGGGGGGCTCTCGAGGACCAACAGCAGAGGGCCATCTCCAATTTCTACATCGTCTACAACCTGGTGATGGGCCTGACGCCCCTGCTGTCGGCCTACGGGCTGGGCTGGCTCAGCGACCGCTACCACCGCAAGGCCTCCATCTGCGTGCCGCTGCTGGGCTTCCTGCTCTCCCGCCTCGCGCTGCTGCTCAAAGTGCTGCTGGACTGGCCCGTGGAGATGCTGTACGCAGCGGCCGCGCTGACGGGACTGTGCGGCGGCTTCTCCGCCTTCTGGTCGGGGGTCATGGCCCTGGGATCCCTCGGCTCCTCCGAGGGCCGCCGCTCCCTGCGCCTCATTGTGATCGACCTGATCCTGGGCTTGGCGGGGTTCTGCGGGAGCATGGTTTCGGGACATCTCTTCAAGCAGATGGTCGGGCACTCCAAGCAGGGCCTGGTGCTGACCGCCTGCAGTGTAAGCTGTGCCACCTGCGCCCTTCTGTACAGCCTCTTCGTGCTGAAGGTCCCCGAGTCCGAGGCCAAGCCCCGCAAGGCTGTGGACATAGTGCCCGGCACCGTCGGCCGGTATGACACCCTGGACCCTGATCAGACAGACAAGCAGAGTGTGGTGGggcccccttcacctcctgcagtGGCTAAGCCCAGACAAATCATCCTTGCCCTGCTGTTTGTGGGCGCCATCATCTATGACCTGGCCGTGGTGGGCACAGTGGACGTGATGCCGCTTTTTGTGCTGAGGGAGCCTCTGAGTTGGAACCAAGTGCAGGTGGGCTATGGTATGGCTTCGGGGTACACCATCTTCATCACCAGCTTCCTGGGCGTGCTGGTCTTCTCCCGCTGCTTCCAGGACACCACCATGATCATGATCGGAATGGTCTCCTTTGCGTCAGGAGCCCTCCTCTTGGCTTTTGTGAAAGAGACATACATGTTCTACATCG CTCGGGCCATCATGCTCTTCGCTCTCATCCCCATCACAACCATTCGATCAGCAATGTCCAAACTCATCAAGGGTTCCTCTTACG GAAAGGTGTTTGTCATCCTGCAGCTGTCCCTGACCCTGACTGGGGTGGTGACATCCACCCTGTACAACAAGATCTATCAGCTCACCATGGAGAAGTTCATCGGCACCTGCTTTGcgctctcctcttttctctccttcctggccATCCTCCCGATTGG CATCGTGGCCTATAAGCAAGCCTCGTGGTTGCAGCCTGGAGACATCACAGAAAAATGA